Proteins encoded by one window of Xenopus tropicalis strain Nigerian chromosome 6, UCB_Xtro_10.0, whole genome shotgun sequence:
- the LOC116411560 gene encoding uncharacterized protein LOC116411560 isoform X2: MGPTSFHLLFILFVLFQLFCITSAVKVENFTLFESKLTLKAHTANTIPCMFHTRRHLNPLKVQLEWGKIERNEYVPLIHLYGDHVRKASSDYGDKYQVFIPEVSKGNCSLVINPTEITDSGTYQVRLTIVGKLYQPTPSIEVEVVNQPKGESRGWFKKKTTTVPPTTTTMMATKAKKGSAANNNESASDIIFHQLDAIEKKIFIFIIVIGVFLSIAVMAGVLLIIKLRQKSKNGDEEEGEDDESESEDSSDSS; this comes from the exons ATGGGTCCTACGTcttttcatcttttatttattctatttgtACTATTTCAACTTTTCTGTATCACGTCAG CGGTGAAAGTGGAAAACTTCACCTTATTTGAATCAAAGCTGACCCTGAAGGCACATACAGCCAATACCATACCATGTATGTTCCATACACGGCGTCACCTCAACCCACTCAAAGTGCAGTTGGAATGGGGTAAAATAGAGAGGAATGAATACGTGCCTCTTATACACCTGTACGGGGACCATGTAAGAAAGGCATCGTCTGATTATGGAGACAAATACCAAGTTTTTATACCCGAGGTGTCAAAAGGAAACTGCTCTCTGGTGATTAATCCCACAGAAATCACAGACAGCGGCACTTATCAGGTCCGGCTGACAATTGTAGGAAAGCTGTACCAGCCGACTCCTTCTATAGAGGTTGAAGTTGTGAATCAGCCCAAAG GGGAGTCCCGGGGATGGTTTAAGAAAAAGACAACTACTGTCCCACCAACAACGACAACAATGATggcaacaaaagcaaaaaaaggatCAGCAGCGAATAATAATGAATCTGCTAGCGACATCATATTCCACCAACTTGACGCAATTGAGAAGAAaatctttatatttattatagttattgGGGTTTTCCTCAGTATAGCCGTAATGGCTGGAGTCCTGCTAAT AATTAAACTAAGGCAAAAAAGCAAAAACGGCGATGAAGAAGAAGG GGAAGATGATGAGAGTGAATCAGAAGACAGTTCAGACTCTTCTTAA
- the LOC116411560 gene encoding uncharacterized protein LOC116411560 isoform X1, which produces MQFGPYCRMRLYCTYHDCNVISLFFIAVKVENFTLFESKLTLKAHTANTIPCMFHTRRHLNPLKVQLEWGKIERNEYVPLIHLYGDHVRKASSDYGDKYQVFIPEVSKGNCSLVINPTEITDSGTYQVRLTIVGKLYQPTPSIEVEVVNQPKGESRGWFKKKTTTVPPTTTTMMATKAKKGSAANNNESASDIIFHQLDAIEKKIFIFIIVIGVFLSIAVMAGVLLIIKLRQKSKNGDEEEGEDDESESEDSSDSS; this is translated from the exons ATGCAGTTTGGCCCCTATTGCAGGATGAGACTGTACTGTACTTATCATGATTGTAATGTCATTTCCCTCTTTTTTATAGCGGTGAAAGTGGAAAACTTCACCTTATTTGAATCAAAGCTGACCCTGAAGGCACATACAGCCAATACCATACCATGTATGTTCCATACACGGCGTCACCTCAACCCACTCAAAGTGCAGTTGGAATGGGGTAAAATAGAGAGGAATGAATACGTGCCTCTTATACACCTGTACGGGGACCATGTAAGAAAGGCATCGTCTGATTATGGAGACAAATACCAAGTTTTTATACCCGAGGTGTCAAAAGGAAACTGCTCTCTGGTGATTAATCCCACAGAAATCACAGACAGCGGCACTTATCAGGTCCGGCTGACAATTGTAGGAAAGCTGTACCAGCCGACTCCTTCTATAGAGGTTGAAGTTGTGAATCAGCCCAAAG GGGAGTCCCGGGGATGGTTTAAGAAAAAGACAACTACTGTCCCACCAACAACGACAACAATGATggcaacaaaagcaaaaaaaggatCAGCAGCGAATAATAATGAATCTGCTAGCGACATCATATTCCACCAACTTGACGCAATTGAGAAGAAaatctttatatttattatagttattgGGGTTTTCCTCAGTATAGCCGTAATGGCTGGAGTCCTGCTAAT AATTAAACTAAGGCAAAAAAGCAAAAACGGCGATGAAGAAGAAGG GGAAGATGATGAGAGTGAATCAGAAGACAGTTCAGACTCTTCTTAA
- the LOC116411562 gene encoding uncharacterized protein LOC116411562 isoform X2: MGPTSFHLLFILFVLFQLFCITSAVKVENFTLFESKLTLKAHTANTIPCMFHTRRHLNPLKVQLEWGKIERNEYVPLIHLYGDHVRKASSDYGDKYQVFIPEVSKGNCSLVINPTEITDSGTYQVRLTIVGKLYQPTPSIEVEVVNQPKGESRGWFKKKTTTVPPTTTTMMATKAKKGSAANNTESASDVIFHQLDAIERKIFIFIIVIGVFLSIAVMAGVLLIIKLRQKSKKGDEEEG; this comes from the exons ATGGGTCCTACGTcttttcatcttttatttattctatttgtACTATTTCAACTTTTCTGTATCACGTCAG CGGTGAAAGTGGAAAACTTCACCTTATTTGAATCAAAGCTGACCCTGAAGGCACATACAGCCAATACCATACCATGTATGTTCCATACACGGCGTCACCTCAACCCACTCAAAGTGCAGTTGGAATGGGGTAAAATAGAGAGGAATGAATACGTGCCTCTTATACACCTGTACGGGGACCATGTAAGAAAGGCATCGTCTGATTATGGAGACAAATACCAAGTTTTTATACCCGAGGTGTCAAAAGGAAACTGCTCTCTGGTGATTAATCCCACAGAAATCACAGACAGCGGCACTTATCAGGTCCGGCTGACAATTGTAGGAAAGCTGTACCAGCCGACTCCTTCTATAGAGGTTGAAGTTGTGAATCAGCCCAAAG GGGAGTCCCGGGGATGGTTTAAGAAAAAGACAACTACTGTCCCACCAACAACGACGACAATGATggcaacaaaagcaaaaaaaggatCAGCAGCAAATAATACTGAATCTGCTAGCGACGTCATATTCCACCAACTTGACGCAATTGAGAGGAAaatctttatatttattatagttattgGGGTTTTCCTCAGTATAGCCGTAATGGCTGGAGTCCTGCTAAT AATTAAACTAaggcaaaaaagcaaaaaaggcgATGAAGAAGAAGGGTAA
- the LOC116411562 gene encoding uncharacterized protein LOC116411562 isoform X1: MQFGPYCRMRLYCTYHDCNVISLFFIAVKVENFTLFESKLTLKAHTANTIPCMFHTRRHLNPLKVQLEWGKIERNEYVPLIHLYGDHVRKASSDYGDKYQVFIPEVSKGNCSLVINPTEITDSGTYQVRLTIVGKLYQPTPSIEVEVVNQPKGESRGWFKKKTTTVPPTTTTMMATKAKKGSAANNTESASDVIFHQLDAIERKIFIFIIVIGVFLSIAVMAGVLLIIKLRQKSKKGDEEEG, encoded by the exons ATGCAGTTTGGCCCCTATTGCAGGATGAGACTGTACTGTACTTATCATGATTGTAATGTAATTTCCCTCTTCTTTATAGCGGTGAAAGTGGAAAACTTCACCTTATTTGAATCAAAGCTGACCCTGAAGGCACATACAGCCAATACCATACCATGTATGTTCCATACACGGCGTCACCTCAACCCACTCAAAGTGCAGTTGGAATGGGGTAAAATAGAGAGGAATGAATACGTGCCTCTTATACACCTGTACGGGGACCATGTAAGAAAGGCATCGTCTGATTATGGAGACAAATACCAAGTTTTTATACCCGAGGTGTCAAAAGGAAACTGCTCTCTGGTGATTAATCCCACAGAAATCACAGACAGCGGCACTTATCAGGTCCGGCTGACAATTGTAGGAAAGCTGTACCAGCCGACTCCTTCTATAGAGGTTGAAGTTGTGAATCAGCCCAAAG GGGAGTCCCGGGGATGGTTTAAGAAAAAGACAACTACTGTCCCACCAACAACGACGACAATGATggcaacaaaagcaaaaaaaggatCAGCAGCAAATAATACTGAATCTGCTAGCGACGTCATATTCCACCAACTTGACGCAATTGAGAGGAAaatctttatatttattatagttattgGGGTTTTCCTCAGTATAGCCGTAATGGCTGGAGTCCTGCTAAT AATTAAACTAaggcaaaaaagcaaaaaaggcgATGAAGAAGAAGGGTAA